The Pseudomonadota bacterium genome includes a window with the following:
- a CDS encoding DUF502 domain-containing protein produces the protein MNAKKTKNSPTSEAGSKERPVLIKPAPKRGLLARLRRYFLTGIVVSAPVGITIWLIWLFVAFVDDTVVPLIPDAYNPSNVLGVSVPGIGVIVVLFVVTIIGFLVTNLFGRFMVKLGENMVSRVPVVRTIYGVLKQIFDAVLAQSEGAFREVVLIEYPRKGIWVLGFVTSNTQGEVQRVTADEMVNVFLPTTPNPTSGFLLFVPRKDCITMNMTVEEGVKLVISGGIVSPPDSKSPPAPGDGDGTVDQSSQT, from the coding sequence ATGAACGCGAAAAAGACCAAAAATAGTCCGACATCGGAGGCCGGCAGCAAGGAACGCCCGGTCCTGATCAAGCCGGCGCCCAAGCGCGGCTTGCTGGCCCGGCTGCGCCGTTATTTTCTCACCGGTATCGTTGTCTCTGCGCCGGTCGGCATTACGATCTGGCTGATTTGGCTGTTCGTCGCCTTTGTCGACGACACAGTGGTGCCGCTCATTCCGGACGCCTACAACCCGTCCAATGTGCTCGGCGTGAGCGTGCCCGGCATCGGCGTAATCGTGGTGCTATTTGTGGTCACCATCATCGGCTTCCTGGTGACCAATTTATTTGGCCGTTTCATGGTCAAATTGGGCGAGAACATGGTTTCGCGCGTCCCCGTGGTACGCACGATATATGGCGTCTTGAAGCAAATATTCGATGCCGTATTGGCGCAATCGGAAGGCGCCTTCCGCGAAGTCGTTTTGATCGAATATCCGCGCAAGGGCATTTGGGTGCTCGGATTTGTGACCAGCAACACCCAGGGCGAAGTTCAGCGCGTGACGGCAGATGAGATGGTCAATGTTTTCCTGCCAACGACGCCAAACCCCACATCTGGATTCCTTCTGTTCGTCCCGCGTAAGGACTGCATCACCATGAACATGACGGTAGAAGAGGGGGTAAAGTTGGTCATCTCAGGCGGCATTGTGTCGCCGCCTGATTCAAAGAGCCCGCCAGCGCCCGGGGATGGGGACGGTACGGTCGACCAATCGAGCCAAACTTAG
- the recG gene encoding ATP-dependent DNA helicase RecG, with amino-acid sequence MRPEILNPLFAPVSTLPGVGPRIAAAIEQCAGPLVVDLLWHLPSGLIDRRFSPTIAEAPAGVIVTLKVRVESHHKPAMRRLPYKVRCSDESGELSLVFFHAREKYLLQNLPIGEIRVVSGRTERYGDEIQLVHPDHIAREDEIENLLSVEPIYPLTAGLNLKPLSKAIQAALDRAPELPEWCDPAYLARQKWPAWKTALMAAHQPQGEADLDANSSTRERLAYDELLANQMALALLRASLQRAKGRETKGDGRLRETVGAQLPFSLTAGQISAVQEIEADLGQPHRMLRLLQGDVGSGKTVVALFTMLIAVEAGAQAALMAPTELLARQHFATLEKLLAESGVTVALLTGRAKKSERVTVLARLAAGEVDIAVGTHALFQSGVEFSDLAVAVVDEQHRFGVHQRMTLAAKGKGVDVLVMTATPIPRTLMLTAYGDLQSSRLLEKPAGRAAIKTRVLPIERLEEVVAGIRRAVESGARVYWICPLVEESEALDLAAVEERHGQLKSIFGARVGLVHGRLKSDEKDAAMSAFASGALDVLVATTVIEVGIDVPDATIIVIEHAERFGLAQLHQLRGRVGRSDKPGNCLLLYAPPLGETARARLEILRETDDGFRIAEEDLKLRGAGELLGTRQSGLPELRLADLARHGELLATARDDARLIMERDPELKSERSNALRVLLYLFERDAAARYLRSA; translated from the coding sequence ATGCGTCCGGAAATTTTGAACCCACTTTTCGCCCCAGTGAGCACTCTTCCCGGGGTGGGTCCGCGCATCGCTGCGGCCATCGAGCAGTGCGCCGGGCCGCTGGTCGTCGACCTGTTGTGGCATCTGCCAAGCGGTCTCATTGACCGGCGGTTCTCACCGACAATCGCTGAGGCCCCGGCCGGCGTCATCGTCACCTTGAAAGTGCGCGTCGAGTCCCACCACAAACCCGCAATGCGCCGGTTGCCTTACAAAGTGCGCTGTTCCGATGAAAGCGGCGAACTCTCCCTGGTGTTTTTCCATGCGCGTGAAAAATATCTGCTCCAAAACCTGCCAATTGGCGAAATTCGCGTAGTCAGCGGGCGGACGGAGCGCTATGGCGACGAAATTCAGCTGGTGCATCCGGATCACATTGCGCGCGAGGATGAGATCGAAAACCTGCTGAGCGTCGAGCCGATCTATCCTTTGACGGCGGGTTTGAACTTGAAGCCGCTGTCGAAAGCGATACAGGCGGCACTCGATCGCGCGCCTGAACTGCCGGAATGGTGTGACCCGGCCTATCTTGCGCGCCAGAAATGGCCGGCGTGGAAAACCGCTTTGATGGCCGCGCACCAACCGCAAGGCGAAGCAGATTTGGACGCTAATTCGAGCACGCGCGAGCGCCTCGCCTATGACGAATTGCTGGCCAATCAAATGGCTCTAGCGCTGTTACGGGCTTCTCTCCAGCGTGCTAAAGGACGCGAAACCAAGGGCGATGGGCGACTTCGCGAGACTGTCGGCGCCCAGTTGCCGTTTTCGCTCACCGCCGGGCAAATATCGGCAGTTCAAGAAATTGAGGCCGATCTTGGGCAACCGCACCGAATGCTGCGCCTGCTGCAGGGAGATGTCGGCAGCGGCAAGACGGTGGTCGCGCTATTCACCATGTTGATCGCTGTCGAGGCCGGCGCCCAAGCGGCATTGATGGCGCCGACCGAACTCCTGGCGCGCCAGCATTTTGCGACGCTTGAAAAACTGTTAGCGGAGAGTGGTGTGACCGTGGCGCTGCTGACCGGGCGCGCCAAGAAGAGTGAACGTGTGACCGTATTGGCGCGCCTTGCTGCAGGCGAAGTGGATATTGCCGTAGGCACCCATGCGCTTTTCCAAAGCGGCGTAGAATTTTCCGATCTGGCGGTAGCAGTCGTCGACGAGCAACACCGGTTTGGCGTGCATCAACGCATGACCCTGGCGGCCAAGGGCAAAGGGGTGGATGTGCTTGTGATGACGGCAACGCCCATTCCGCGCACCCTCATGCTGACCGCCTATGGCGATTTGCAGAGCTCGCGCTTGCTTGAGAAGCCCGCCGGCCGGGCCGCGATCAAAACCCGTGTGCTGCCGATCGAGCGATTGGAAGAGGTTGTCGCCGGTATCAGGAGAGCCGTGGAATCAGGCGCACGAGTCTATTGGATTTGTCCCTTGGTCGAGGAATCGGAAGCCCTCGACCTGGCGGCAGTAGAAGAGCGCCATGGGCAACTCAAGAGCATATTCGGCGCCCGTGTCGGTCTTGTGCATGGCCGCCTAAAAAGCGACGAAAAAGACGCCGCCATGTCTGCTTTCGCCAGCGGCGCGCTTGACGTTCTCGTAGCAACCACGGTGATCGAAGTCGGCATAGATGTGCCTGATGCCACAATCATTGTGATCGAACATGCGGAGCGCTTTGGTCTCGCCCAATTACATCAATTGCGCGGCCGCGTGGGGCGTTCGGACAAGCCCGGCAACTGCCTGCTGTTGTATGCGCCACCACTCGGCGAGACCGCGCGCGCACGCCTCGAAATCTTGCGCGAAACCGATGACGGCTTTCGTATCGCCGAAGAGGATCTCAAACTGCGTGGCGCCGGAGAATTGCTGGGTACGCGCCAGAGCGGATTGCCGGAGCTTCGCCTCGCCGACCTCGCCCGGCACGGCGAATTGTTGGCAACGGCACGCGACGATGCCCGCCTGATTATGGAGCGCGATCCGGAATTGAAGTCTGAGCGCAGCAACGCCCTGCGTGTTCTGCTATATCTCTTTGAGCGCGACGCCGCGGCGCGTTATTTGCGCTCGGCCTAA
- a CDS encoding amidase, producing MSSEICAMSATELLAAYESGDLSPVQATESVLERIHDHNDSYNAFCLIDDDGALAAARRSEKRWLAGAPEGRLDGVPASVKDLVLTKGWPTLRGSKTTKRDQPWDEDAPAVARLREHGAVLLGKTTTPEYGWKGVTDSPLTGVTKNPWNPAHTPGGSSGGAAVAALCGMGPLHIGTDGGGSVRIPCAFSGIFGIKANFGRVPVYPASPFGTLSHLGPMTRTVADAALMLTVMAEPDTRDAHALPFDARDFGAALEGGVSGMRAAFSPDLGYASVDPEVAELVAAGVKSLAALGVEVEQTDPGFDNPQDIFRSHWYAGAAFVLRAMTEAQRELVDPGLLTVAERGEAITMETYLKAAMARSHLTSLMREFHQSYDLLLTPTMSLPAFSLGSDTPIGPNGSSWDDFSPFTYPFNLTGQPAATVPCGFTSKGLPVGLQIVGRHYDEISVLRAAYAFEAANPEHSKSPNFSVA from the coding sequence GTGAGTAGCGAAATTTGCGCCATGTCCGCCACCGAGTTGCTGGCCGCCTATGAGTCAGGTGATCTTTCACCGGTGCAGGCGACAGAATCCGTTCTCGAGCGAATTCATGACCACAACGACAGCTATAATGCCTTTTGCCTGATTGACGATGACGGCGCTCTGGCGGCAGCGCGGCGTTCGGAAAAACGTTGGCTCGCTGGCGCACCCGAAGGGCGCCTCGACGGCGTGCCGGCGTCGGTCAAGGATCTGGTGCTGACCAAGGGTTGGCCGACATTGCGGGGCTCCAAAACCACGAAGCGCGATCAGCCATGGGACGAGGACGCGCCTGCCGTTGCCCGCCTGCGCGAGCACGGCGCCGTACTGCTCGGCAAGACCACGACGCCCGAATATGGCTGGAAGGGTGTCACCGACAGCCCGCTTACCGGTGTGACAAAGAACCCGTGGAATCCTGCGCACACACCGGGCGGCAGCAGCGGCGGCGCAGCCGTCGCCGCATTATGTGGCATGGGGCCACTTCATATCGGCACCGACGGCGGCGGATCGGTACGCATCCCGTGCGCGTTTAGCGGCATTTTCGGAATCAAAGCGAATTTTGGCCGCGTGCCAGTTTATCCGGCCAGTCCGTTCGGCACCTTGTCGCATCTTGGCCCGATGACCAGAACCGTCGCGGATGCGGCGTTGATGCTCACCGTCATGGCGGAGCCTGATACGCGCGACGCTCATGCCTTGCCGTTCGACGCGCGCGATTTCGGCGCAGCGCTTGAGGGCGGTGTCAGCGGTATGCGCGCGGCGTTCAGCCCAGACCTTGGCTATGCCAGCGTCGATCCGGAAGTCGCGGAACTGGTGGCAGCGGGGGTAAAATCACTTGCCGCCCTCGGTGTCGAGGTCGAGCAAACCGATCCGGGGTTCGACAATCCGCAAGATATTTTCCGCTCGCATTGGTACGCCGGCGCAGCATTTGTCTTGCGCGCAATGACCGAGGCGCAGCGCGAACTGGTCGATCCAGGATTGCTGACAGTGGCCGAGAGAGGCGAGGCCATCACGATGGAGACTTATCTGAAGGCCGCCATGGCGCGCAGCCACTTGACTTCTCTCATGCGGGAGTTTCACCAAAGCTATGATTTGTTGCTCACGCCGACGATGTCGTTGCCGGCCTTTTCGCTCGGTAGCGACACGCCGATCGGCCCCAACGGATCATCCTGGGACGATTTTAGCCCGTTTACCTATCCCTTCAATTTGACCGGCCAGCCGGCGGCCACCGTGCCTTGTGGTTTTACTTCGAAAGGCCTGCCGGTGGGCCTGCAGATCGTCGGACGGCACTATGACGAAATAAGTGTCTTGCGTGCCGCCTACGCCTTCGAAGCAGCCAATCCAGAGCACAGTAAATCGCCCAACTTTTCCGTCGCATGA
- a CDS encoding succinate dehydrogenase assembly factor 2, whose amino-acid sequence MEHSLETRRKRLRYRTNHTGTRETDVLLGGFVAEYGDCFDTEATGALEDLLDGAHDPEILDWITGRQPIPQRFQTSTMDRLLEFIKERHSS is encoded by the coding sequence ATGGAACATAGTTTAGAGACCCGCAGAAAACGTCTGCGCTACCGCACCAACCACACCGGCACCCGGGAGACGGATGTCCTGTTAGGTGGCTTCGTGGCGGAGTATGGCGATTGCTTTGATACCGAAGCGACGGGCGCCCTCGAAGATCTGTTGGACGGCGCCCATGATCCAGAAATTCTCGACTGGATTACTGGCCGCCAACCGATTCCGCAGCGCTTCCAGACGAGCACCATGGACCGGCTTCTAGAATTTATCAAAGAGCGGCACAGCTCTTGA
- a CDS encoding type III polyketide synthase has protein sequence MASTATAANARLGGLATAVPDHVLNQEDVMRGAAKLFQGSFHDFERLIPVFKNAAIGTRHSCVPIEWYLEEHSFAERNALFIENAVNLLEQAVLRCLERAGLAIEDVDALVVASTSGIAAPSLDALLLERLEMRRNVQRLPIFGLGCAGGVIGLARAGALARAMPGANVVFAVVELCGLTFRFNDRSKSNVIATALFGDGAAAAVVNTEMQGPEISAWGEHTWPDTLEIMGWRIEDDGFGVLFSRDIPNLVRSKMRAAAEEFLADHDLALKDIDEFVCHPGGAKVLTALEEAFGLQSGGLEHGRETLRQYGNMSAATIMFVLERALAHGDAKGAGKNGGRRMMSSLGPGFTAGFLVLEGA, from the coding sequence ATGGCATCGACCGCAACAGCAGCGAACGCGCGCCTCGGCGGGCTGGCAACAGCCGTTCCAGATCATGTGTTGAATCAGGAAGACGTCATGCGCGGCGCGGCAAAACTATTTCAGGGCTCCTTTCATGATTTCGAGCGGTTGATTCCGGTATTCAAGAATGCCGCCATCGGCACGCGCCATTCCTGCGTCCCGATCGAATGGTATTTGGAAGAGCATAGCTTTGCCGAGCGCAATGCATTGTTCATAGAGAACGCCGTGAACCTCCTTGAGCAGGCAGTTTTGCGTTGTTTGGAACGCGCCGGCCTCGCCATCGAAGACGTCGACGCCCTGGTGGTTGCCTCAACCTCGGGTATTGCTGCGCCCAGCCTGGATGCGCTGTTACTCGAACGTCTTGAGATGCGGCGTAATGTGCAGCGACTGCCGATCTTCGGCCTCGGCTGCGCCGGCGGCGTGATCGGCTTGGCACGGGCGGGCGCCCTGGCGCGTGCCATGCCGGGCGCCAATGTCGTTTTCGCCGTGGTCGAGCTGTGTGGACTGACCTTCCGCTTCAACGACCGCAGTAAAAGTAACGTGATCGCCACGGCATTGTTCGGTGATGGCGCCGCCGCCGCGGTCGTGAACACTGAGATGCAGGGGCCGGAAATTTCGGCCTGGGGTGAACATACGTGGCCCGATACCCTCGAAATCATGGGCTGGCGCATTGAAGATGACGGTTTCGGCGTGCTGTTTTCGCGCGATATCCCCAACTTGGTACGCTCGAAAATGCGCGCAGCAGCCGAGGAATTTTTGGCAGATCATGACCTTGCGCTCAAGGATATCGACGAATTTGTTTGTCATCCGGGCGGCGCAAAAGTGCTGACGGCTCTCGAAGAGGCGTTTGGTCTGCAATCCGGCGGTCTGGAGCATGGCCGCGAGACGTTGCGCCAATATGGCAACATGTCGGCGGCGACAATCATGTTCGTGCTTGAACGCGCGCTCGCACATGGTGACGCGAAGGGCGCCGGTAAAAATGGTGGACGGCGCATGATGTCGAGCCTGGGGCCGGGCTTCACCGCCGGATTTCTGGTTCTCGAAGGCGCATGA
- a CDS encoding D-alanyl-D-alanine carboxypeptidase: protein MNRRSDALRLVVLCCAVLLIAVAVLLASAKSSEAGYASIILDADTGEVLRQRNADTRNYPASLTKMMTLYMLFDELDAGRMQLSDKLAVSKRAAGQPPTKLGLKRGTTITVEHAIFALATKSANDVATVIAEGISGTEWEFAVAMTKRARGLGMKHTRFKNASGLPNRKQLSSARDMGVLAMAILRDFPHYYDYFSVKSFRFNGKTHHTHNNLLNSYPGADGMKTGYIRASGFNLVASAMRDGRRIIAVVFGGRTAKSRDQHMVKLLDLGFERVAQRDQRLGVKRIVVLNSRKVPLPVFKPVAAEMQLASAGVKPPVQRTESGQWAIQVGAYQTVSAAESALRTVSSRLPDLLSHASAALTPIEMKRGDILYRARFLGLYKGEAKEACATLKAVTMPCTVVPNPDFRLADRSS, encoded by the coding sequence GTGAATAGGCGATCCGACGCGTTGCGGCTTGTGGTTTTGTGCTGCGCAGTTTTGTTGATTGCCGTCGCGGTATTGCTCGCGAGCGCTAAATCGAGTGAAGCGGGTTACGCCTCAATCATTCTCGACGCCGATACCGGTGAAGTGCTGCGCCAGCGCAATGCTGATACGCGCAACTATCCCGCATCGCTTACCAAGATGATGACCCTCTACATGCTGTTCGACGAACTTGACGCAGGACGCATGCAGTTGAGTGACAAGTTAGCCGTCTCAAAGCGGGCAGCGGGCCAACCACCGACGAAATTGGGCCTAAAGCGCGGCACGACGATCACGGTAGAGCACGCGATCTTCGCTTTGGCGACAAAATCGGCAAACGATGTCGCCACAGTCATTGCCGAAGGCATCAGCGGTACGGAATGGGAATTCGCGGTGGCGATGACTAAGCGGGCACGTGGGCTCGGCATGAAACACACCCGGTTTAAGAATGCGTCCGGGCTTCCCAATAGAAAGCAACTCAGCTCAGCCCGCGACATGGGCGTGCTGGCGATGGCTATTCTCCGGGATTTTCCACATTATTATGATTATTTTTCAGTAAAATCTTTCCGCTTCAATGGAAAGACCCATCACACCCACAATAATTTGTTGAACAGCTATCCGGGCGCGGACGGCATGAAAACCGGATATATTCGTGCCTCGGGTTTCAATCTGGTGGCGTCTGCAATGCGCGACGGCCGACGCATCATCGCCGTTGTATTTGGCGGTCGCACCGCAAAATCGCGCGACCAACATATGGTCAAGCTACTAGACCTTGGGTTCGAACGCGTGGCGCAGCGCGATCAACGCTTAGGGGTAAAGCGAATCGTCGTTTTAAACAGTCGCAAGGTTCCTCTTCCTGTCTTCAAGCCCGTTGCAGCCGAAATGCAATTGGCCTCGGCCGGCGTCAAGCCGCCAGTGCAGCGCACCGAATCCGGCCAGTGGGCGATTCAGGTCGGCGCTTATCAAACTGTCTCTGCTGCCGAGAGTGCCTTGCGGACGGTATCCTCGCGGCTACCTGATCTGCTCAGCCATGCGTCAGCCGCTCTGACACCGATCGAGATGAAACGCGGCGATATTCTCTATCGTGCACGATTCCTCGGTCTCTATAAAGGAGAGGCGAAAGAAGCGTGCGCCACTCTCAAGGCCGTGACCATGCCGTGCACGGTCGTGCCCAATCCAGATTTCCGCTTGGCTGATCGTTCCTCCTAA
- a CDS encoding isoprenylcysteine carboxylmethyltransferase family protein translates to MIAAWIILLAVLAQRLSELVYARANTRRLLAKGGQEFGARHYPLFALLHGAWLVALALWLIFVDLENVIWPLVAVYGALQIFRAWILISLGERWTTRVIILPDAPLVRAGPYRFISHPNYWLVCAEIAVLPLVFNAWPLALVFSLLNGVLLFHRIRVENDALSQLK, encoded by the coding sequence ATGATCGCCGCCTGGATAATTCTTCTCGCGGTCCTGGCCCAACGCCTCAGTGAACTTGTTTACGCACGCGCCAACACCCGCCGATTACTGGCCAAAGGCGGCCAGGAGTTCGGCGCCCGCCACTATCCACTATTTGCGCTTCTGCACGGCGCCTGGCTCGTAGCACTGGCGCTGTGGCTGATATTTGTCGATCTGGAGAATGTCATTTGGCCATTGGTCGCGGTCTATGGCGCGTTGCAGATATTCCGCGCCTGGATCTTAATTAGTCTGGGAGAGCGCTGGACGACCCGAGTAATTATTCTGCCGGATGCGCCGCTAGTCCGCGCCGGACCGTACCGTTTTATCAGCCATCCGAACTATTGGCTGGTATGCGCCGAAATCGCGGTGCTGCCATTAGTTTTCAACGCTTGGCCGCTGGCGCTTGTTTTCTCACTTCTCAACGGCGTCCTGCTATTTCATCGTATCCGTGTCGAGAACGATGCGCTTAGCCAACTCAAATAG